The Populus alba chromosome 6, ASM523922v2, whole genome shotgun sequence genome contains a region encoding:
- the LOC118053054 gene encoding mitochondrial fission 1 protein A, producing the protein MEAKIRGAFESVGSFFTGGDHIPWCDRDIITGCEREVAEAAEGDSEELKRDTIMRLSWALVHSKQPEDVQRGIAMLEASLANSSPPLQQREKIYLLAVGYYRSGEYSRSRQLVDQCLEIAPDWRQALVLKKTLEDRVAKDGVIGIGITATAVGLIAGGIAAALARKK; encoded by the exons ATGGAAGCGAAGATCAGAGGGGCCTTCGAGTCCGTCGGTTCCTTCTTCACCGGCGGCGATCATATCCCATGGTGCGACCGTGACATCATTACT GGCTGTGAGAGGGAGGTTGCAGAAGCTGCTGAGGGTGACTCAGAGGAACTTAAAAGGGATACCATAATGCGATTGTCATGGGCTCTTGTTCACTCTAAACAACCAGAAGATGTGCAGCGTGGGATAGCTATGCTTGAAG CATCATTGGCAAATAGTAGCCCCCCTTTGCAACAGAGAGAGAAGATTTATCTTCTGGCCGTGGGATATTACAGAAGTGGTGAATATTCAAGGAGCAGGCAGCTGGTGGACCAGTGTTTGGAG ATTGCACCTGATTGGAGGCAGGCTTTGGTCCTGAAGAAGACACTTGAAGATCGGGTTGCTAAAG ATGGTGTTATTGGAATAGGCATCACTGCTACTGCCGTGGGACTGATAGCTGGTGGAATTGCTGCAGCATTGGCTCGCAAGAAATGA
- the LOC118053050 gene encoding uncharacterized protein: MAKLFVEQAKQYAKTRPSYAQELFEFIASKTPSRDLVWDAGTGSGQAARSLAGIYKNVIGTDTSLKQLEFAPKLANVRYQQTPPVMSMGELEQTVSTQSSVDLVTIAQALHWFDLPSFYQQVKWVLKKPHGVVAAWCYTIPEVNDSVDSVFNPFYSIDSDPYWEPQRKLVDNKYMSIDFPFEPVEGTDNTGPFKFVTEKMMDLDEYFTYIRSWSAYQTAKAKGVELLRDDVIQSFKRAWNEDGHGQKVVRFPVHLKIGKVGNV, from the exons atgGCAAAATTGTTCGTTGAGCAAGCAAAACAATATGCAAAGACAAGGCCAAGTTATGCACAAGAATTGTTCGAATTCATTGCCTCAAAAACACCCTCTCGTGACCTCGTATGGGATGCTGGCACTGGAAGTGGACAAGCTGCTCGATCT CTAGCTGGGATTTACAAGAATGTAATAGGCACAGACACGAGCCTAAAACAGCTAGAATTTGCACCAAAACTTGCCAATGTGAGATACCAACAGACTCCTCCTGTGATGTCAATGGGTGAGCTTGAACAGACTGTGTCAACACAATCTAGTGTTGATCTAGTGACTATTGCCCAAGCCTTGCATTGGTTTGATCTTCCTTCGTTTTACCAACAAGTAAAATGGGTGCTCAAAAAACCTCATGGAGTCGTTGCTGCTTGGTGCTACACAATCCCTGAAGTCAATGACTCTGTCGACTCGGTCTTCAATCCGTTTTACTCCATTGATTCTGATCCTTATTGGGAACCGCAGCGTAAATTGGTCGACAACAAGTATATGAGCATTGATTTTCCATTTGAACCAGTTGAAGGAACTGACAATACCGGACCATTCAAGTTTGTAACAGAGAAGATGATGGATTTAGATGAGTATTTTACCTACATAAGGTCATGGTCTGCGTATCAAACAGCTAAGGCAAAGGGTGTGGAGCTACTGAGAGATGATGTGATTCAAAGTTTCAAGCGAGCCTGGAATGAAGATGGGCATGGCCAGAAAGTTGTCAGGTTTCCTGTTCACCTGAAGATTGGCAAGGTGGGAAACGTATGA
- the LOC118053043 gene encoding UPF0481 protein At3g47200 → MPEMQLNEIRVDPLTNRQGDPPANRPEQGSKMAMSEIQGTSSQTNERSLWLSGIMRGVEDAKTKQRYSGPMIPKVPDKLIKHENEDWYKPSVVSIGPYHYKDRQNKLHEVEKLKVQMARQFVLDSKIKDIEILYSEVAKVAENAKRFYEGCSLHCFDDEQFTRMMFLDGCFILQFIRDVMYNKLDMSDQQIIDVKRDLLLLENQLPFAVLKSLMSLIKNDKDDRGMEININDFLELQILQQSDQRRPVWVLNWLVKGYLLLLLIYTSVVYPFHILQGKLDSFFLSPLFGILVAGVIFVCKMAASLLRSLLCGKKWQAAEYNWPPHQDPAHILELLHSMFTRSKKEKHMQSPRSWCIYLLPERLRNLFHKSKLGKCGHNLYYSAKDLQKVGIHFKPSRTSSLRDVKFVSKFFYGKLKIPSITIETATSSMLLNLVAFETAAFLDDLWVTSYICFIDSLINDAEDVRVLRSEGILVNYLGPDQKVADLFNQIGSSLGPNTNSVYNNVKREINVSCDSMWKKWIAEWLQTYFISPWAFIAFVAAAAVLILTATQTYYTVYPRK, encoded by the coding sequence ATGCCCGAAATGCAGCTAAATGAAATAAGAGTTGATCCGTTGACGAACAGGCAGGGAGATCCTCCAGCAAACAGACCTGAACAAGGGTCAAAGATGGCCATGTCAGAGATACAAGGCACCTCATCGCAAACAAATGAGCGTTCTTTGTGGCTTAGCGGCATAATGAGAGGAGTTGAAGACGCTAAAACCAAGCAACGGTACTCAGGGCCAATGATTCCAAAGGTTCCAGATAAACTGATCAAGCATGAAAACGAGGATTGGTACAAGCCCTCGGTCGTCTCAATTGGTCCTTATCACTATAAGGATCGTCAAAACAAGCTCCATGAGGTGGAGAAACTGAAGGTTCAGATGGCTCGTCAATTCGTCCTGGATAGTAAGATTAAAGACATAGAAATCTTATACAGTGAGGTTGCAAAGGTGGCAGAGAATGCAAAGAGATTTTACGAGGGGTGCTCACTACATTGCTTTGATGATGAGCAATTCACGCGGATGATGTTTCTTGATGGTTGCTTTATTCTCCAATTCATCCGTGATGTTATGTACAATAAATTGGATATGAGTGATCAACAAATTATCGATGTTAAGCGGGACCTGCTATTGTTGGAAAATCAGCTCCCCTTTGCAGTCTTGAAGTCATTGATGAGCTTGATCAAGAACGATAAAGATGATCGTGGAATGGAAATcaatatcaatgattttctcGAACTCCAGATTCTCCAACAAAGTGATCAACGACGTCCAGTGTGGGTGCTCAATTGGCTTGTTAAAGGGTATCTCCTGTTACTTCTTATATATACTTCAGTAGTTTACCCTTTCCATATTCTTCAAGGCAAGCTGGACTCCTTTTTTCTCTCCCCTCTTTTTGGCATCTTGGTTGCTGGCGTGATTTTTGTTTGCAAAATGGCCGCCTCGCTTTTGAGGTCACTCCTATGTGGAAAGAAATGGCAGGCGGCGGAATATAATTGGCCCCCTCATCAAGATCCTGCTCATATTCTTGAACTTCTACACTCCATGTTCACAcgttctaaaaaagaaaaacatatgcAGTCTCCAAGAAGCTGGTGTATTTATCTCTTGCCTGAGCGTCTTAggaatttatttcataaatccAAGCTGGGCAAATGTGGCCACAATTTGTATTATTCTGCTAAGGATCTTCAGAAGGTGGGAATCCACTTTAAACCTAGCAGGACAAGCTCTTTGAGGGATGTCAAGTTCGTGTCAAAATTTTTCTATGGAAAATTGAAAATTCCTTCAATTACTATAGAAACAGCAACCAGCTCCATGCTGTTGAACTTAGTGGCCTTCGAAACAGCTGCTTTTCTCGATGATCTTTGGGTCACCTCTTATATATGCTTCATAGACTCGCTCATTAATGATGCTGAAGATGTGAGGGTGTTGAGGTCAGAGGGCATACTTGTCAATTATCTTGGACCTGACCAGAAGGTAGCGGATCTCTTCAATCAAATTGGCAGTTCCCTAGGACCTAACACTAATAGTGtttataataatgttaaaaGAGAGATTAATGTTTCGTGTGATAGCATGTGGAAGAAATGGATAGCTGAGTGGCTGCAAACTTATTTTATCAGTCCTTGGGCCTTTATTGCATTTGTTGCTGCAGCTGCTGTCTTGATTCTAACTGCCACTCAGACATACTATACAGTGTATCCCCGAAAGTGA
- the LOC118053049 gene encoding pyrroline-5-carboxylate reductase codes for MEATQFLAIQTETYKLGFIGAGKMAESIAKGAVQSGFLPPPRISTSIHSNPARRLPFDSLGVKVLPQNRNVVEESDVVIFSVKPQVVRDVVLELRPLLTKDKLLVSIAAGTKLKDLQEWAGHSRFIRVVPNTPSAVGEAASVMCLGGAATEEDGELVAKLFGSVGKIWRADEKLFDAIVGLSGSGPAYIYLAIEALADGGVAAGLPRELAMGLASQTVLGAASMASKTGKHPGQLKDDVASPGGTTIAGIHELEKGGFRGTLMNAVAAAAKRSRELSQS; via the exons atggAGGCGACACAGTTCTTAGCTATACAAACAGAGACATACAAGTTGGGTTTTATTGGAGCAGGTAAAATGGCAGAGAGTATTGCTAAAGGAGCTGTTCAATCTGGGTTTTTGCCGCCTCCTCGTATCTCTACGTCAATTCACTCCAATCCTGCTCGCCGTCTCCCTTTTGACTCTCTTGGGGTCAAAGTTCTCCCTCAGAATCGCAat GTTGTTGAAGAGAGTGATGTGGTGATTTTCTCCGTCAAACCACAAGTtg TGAGAGATGTGGTTTTGGAATTAAGGCCATTGCTAACGAAGGACAAGCTTTTGGTTTCAATTGCGGCtggaacaaaattgaaagatttgcag gaATGGGCTGGTCATAGCCGATTTATCAGAGTGGTGCCTAATACTCCTTCAGCTGTTGGTGAGGCAGCTTcag TTATGTGCTTGGGTGGAGCTGCAACTGAAGAAGATGGAGAACTGGTAGCTAAATTGTTTGGATCGGTTGGCAAGATATGGAGAGCTGACGAGAAATTGTTTGATGCAATTGTTGGCCTAAG TGGAAGTGGCCCAGCTTACATATACCTAGCAATTGAAGCTTTGGCTGATGGAGGAGTGGCTGCAGGTCTACCACGAGAACTTGCAATGGGCCTAGCCTCTCAAACT GTTCTAGGGGCAGCATCTATGGCCTCTAAAACTGGGAAGCATCCTGGTCAACTTAAAGATGACGTTGCTTCACCTGGGGGCACAACCATTGCTGGTATTCATGAATTGGAGAAGGGTGGATTTCGTGGAACACTAATGaatgctgttgctgctgctgcaaaGCGCAGCCGAGAACTTTCCCAGAGCTAA